From Cryptosporangium aurantiacum:
ACGTAGCTGGTCACGCCCCGCGTCCTCGCTCAGCCACTTCGCGAACACGCGCTTACCGGACGCGGTGATCGCATAGGGCTGAGAGGAGCGGGGGCCGGGTCTTCCGAGCCGAACGAACCCTCTCTCGGCCAGAACCGGCAACTCGCGGTATACCTGGCTCCGAGTAGTGGTCCAGAACGGACCCAATCTGTTCTCCGCAGTGGCCATGAGCTGGCCACCTGTCATCGGACCCTCGTGGAGCAGCCCGAGCAGGGCCGCCGCTGTCGCATTGAGACCTTTCTCCGCCATGCTAGCCACGGTGACACGATTCGGGCGGTCGCGCCATACGCCACGCCTTCCAAAGTGGAACCCATCACAAGTCGGACAGTTCGCAGGTCATCGGGGGCGCGGGCCATCCCCGGGAGCAAGCGCGGGGAAGCGTCGAGAAGAGCCGGTCACGGTCCGATCAGGCCCTCCAGCGTACCCGCGATGAGCTCACCGCAACCCGCTCCAAGCCGTCCGGTATACCGAACAGTCGTCCGAACGGGAGGACGACCGTACGCGTACAGACCAGCGTGATCTGATCATTTTGTACGCCCAGCTCCACGAAAACCCCCTCGTTCTGTATACCCGCGAGGTAGACCTGCAGCTCAGCGGCCGCATCGTCGTAGTGGAGCGGCGCCTGATCGGACGGAACCGGGCCCGTCGTGTACGCCCCGGCGTCGGCTGCGCCACCGGCCACCGCGAGCGCGGCACTGTCGCACCAGGCCTGGAGATCGCGCTGGGCGAGGAACGCGCTGGAGGCGGTCGTCGCGCCGGCGATCAGCAGGAGCGCGATCGCGACACACAGCAGGATCAGCGGCAGCGTGCTGCCCGCATCGCGCCGTGCGGACGCCGCCCGCCTCATCGCTGGCTTCATCGCTCGCCTCGCAGGTCGTCCAGCCGCACGACGTAGCGCGCCTCGACGGTGTTGCGGCCCGCGTCCAGCAGCGTGGGCACGCCCGGCAACCGATAGGTCGTTCGGACGCACAGCTCGTACCGGGAGCCTGCGGTGAGCGGCGGCGCCTCGCTCACCGGGCTAACAGTCGAGTCGACGGTGAGGCCGTCGGCAACCAGCGGTCCCTCGCAGCTCGCGCCGATCGGGCCCCAGTGCAGTTCGGCGTCGCCGGAGAGGCCCTGGTCGGCGAGCGCGAGCCGCACCGCGTAGGTCGCGCGGGCGGATGCGGTGGAGGGGTCGTCGGCCGTCGCGTAGGCGCGGCCGGCCTCGCGGGCGGCCTGGGTCACCGCGAACGCGTGGCGCTGGGCCTCGGACAGCGCGAGCACCACGTAGAGCAGCGGGGCCAGGAGCAGCACCCCGGCGAACACGAACTCGACGATCGCCGCGCCGCTCTCCCCCACCGGCCGCCGGCGCGACCCGGCCGGAGCGCGCGCCCGGCGGGAGTGCGACGGCGTCATGGCGGGGCGCCTTCCTCGACCGCACGGGCGGTGACGTGGAGCGGCAGCGCGTCGCCGATCGGGGCGAAGAACACCGGCAGCGCGCCGACGCACTCCACGCCGGCGAGCCGCAGGCCGCCCTCGCCGATCTCCTCCCGTCCCACGCAGGTGACCCGGGACGCGACGTCCCGGCCCGCGCCTCGGCGCAGCGTGAGCTCTGCCCGCGCGGCGCCCTGGTCGGAGCCGACGTCGGCGTTCGCGGCGAATCGCGCGCCCTCCGCCGCGCTCGCCGCGACGACGTTGCGCACGTAGAGGTAGACCGCTACCTGCAGCACGCCGAGCAACAGCATCAGCAGGACGACGCTGACCAGAGCGAACTCCACGGCGGCGGAGCCACGCTCACCAACGGGCGGCCGCACCGCTCACCGCCCGGTGTCGGAGACCACCTGTTCCAGCGCGCTCTGGACGGCCACCACGATCGCGTCCCGGAACACCGCGAACACCGCCGCGACCAGGCCCGCCGTCATGACCGTCACCATCACCCAGCCGGGAACGTCACCGGCGTCACCGCGAGGCCGCGCCACCCGGCTGAGCAAGAAGCAAATCGGCACCATGGGACGCCCCTCCGTGCGCTCGACATGGAATCCCAGGCCCCACAACGAGCGTAGAGACGCCCCCGGCCCCGGCGGGCACATCCGGCAAAACTGTGGATAACCGCAGGTTCGCCCAACGTGACATCCGGCCACACGAACACCCGCCCGGTACGTAACCGGGCGGGCGGTGGCGCGTTGGCTACTGCAGTTCCGACGGCCGCGCGACGCCGTTCTCGTCCAGGATCGCGCGCAGGGCGTCGGCGAGCCGGTCCGGCGGGATCTCGTCGTCCGGGCTCATCGGGCGGTCGGAGTGGCGGAAGCTGCGCTCCCATCCGTGGCGCCCGTCCGCGAACACCAGGACGCCGTCCTCGTCACCTTCCACCTGGGTAGCCCAGTAGCGGTCTTCCTGCTGACCGGTGAGCTGGCGCATGAACGACCCGAGCTTGCGGGACGTCCCCGGGCTTCCCGCCTCGCCCATCGCGGCGAGAAACGCGTCGACCAGGCGCGCCCGCTCGGCACGCTCCGCCTCGAAGCCGGGCTCGGCCTCGGCGAACCCGTGCTCTTCCTTCCGGACGTCGACCATGAAACCGGCCTCCTTCTCGTCGTCCCTGGTCTCCTGCCCGGACAGCCCGCGCCGAAACCTGGCGGCGGCTGCTCACACGACGGGCTCCACCCCGTGCCGCCAATCAGGCACAAGACGGATACACCGCAAAACGGCTAGAGCTAACGAACGGCGAGAGCCAGCATCAGGCCGATCGCACCGGCGCCGAGTCCGGCCAGCAGGCTCGCCAGCACGTTGGCCAGCGCCAGGAAGTGGGAGCCGCGGTCCGCCAGCCGCCAGGTCTCGTAGCTGAACGTCGAATACGTCGTCAGGGCTCCGCAGAACCCGGTACCGAGCAGGGCGGTCACCGCCGTGGACGCCGGCAGGCCCGCGAGGAAACCCAGCAGCGCCGACCCGACCATGTTGACGATGAACGTGCCCCACGGGAACTCGGAGTCGTGACGGGCCTGCACGGCCCGGTCGGTGAGGTAACGCAGCGGCGCGCCGACGGCGGCGCCGAGCGCGACCAGGAGAACCGTCACGGGCGCGCGGTGCGCCGGAGGGCGACGACCCGCGAGGTGGCCGTCACCCCGATCCACACCGCGACCAGCGCACCGACCACGGTCGCGAGGAAGTACGCGAACGCGGTGCCGACCGCACCAGCGGTAGCCGCGTGCCCGACGTCGACGACGTAGGTGGAGAACGTGGTGAATCCGCCGAGCACTCCGACGCCAAGGAACGGACGCAGCAGCCGCTGATTCGGGTACACCTCGGTGACCAGCACCATCAGGACGCCGATCAGCAGGCACCCCGAGACGTTCGTGATCAGCGTGGCCCACGCGAACTCGTCCGAGCGGTGCGGCCAGGCGGTGGCCAGCCCGTACCGGGCGAGCGCGCCGAGGACTCCCCCCGCCGAGACAGCGGCGAGAACCGGCCAGAGGCTCTTCTCCCCACCCACACCTGCACCGTAGCTGCCGCCGTCGATCACCTGCTCAGCAGGCTGATCGCCACCAGGCCCGGGTAGAGCGCGAACAGCACGGTGACCGGGAGGACGCCGAACACCACCGGCACCATCATCGCGATCTCCCGGCGGCCGCCGGACTCCAGCAGGGACCGCTTGCCGGCCTCCCGGGCGTCCGCTGCCTGGGCCCGGAGCACCTCGGCGAGCGGGGTGCCGCGGTCGAGCGCGACCACCAGGCCGTCCACGAACCGGACCAGCGGCTCCCAGGCGGAGCGAGCGGCCAACCCGTCGAGCGCGGTGACCAGGCCGACGCCCGACCGGCTCTCGTCGAGCACGCGGGTCAGCTCGCGGCCCAGCTCCCCGCCGCTGACCTGGGCGACCCGACGCAGCGCCGCGGCCGGCGCCTCGCCCGCGGTGACCGCCAGCGCGAGCAGCTCGGCGATCACCGGCAGCTCGGCCCGCAGCGCTTCGGTTCGGCGGCGGATCCGTACCGCGAGCCACCGGTCCCGGCCGAGGACGCCTGCCAGCGCGCCGACCAGCGCGAGCACCAGGGCGCCCGGCAGCCCGCCGAACGCTCCGCCCAGCGCGGCACCGACGACCGAACCGACGCCCGCCCAGCGCACCTGATCGGCGCGGAACGCGGGCACCGAGTCGTCCAGGCCCGCCGCCACCAGCCGCCGCTGGAGCGACGCGCCACCGCCGAGCACCCGGTCCAGCCGCTCCGCAAGCACCTCCACCACCGCCCGCCCCGCCGCCGCCCAGCCCGCATCCCGCCGGTTAGCCGCCGACCAGCCCGCATCGCGGCGGCCGACCGCCGACCGACCCGCCGCCGAGCCGCCCGGATCCGAGCGGCCACCCGGCCCGGCCGGGTCCCGGCGACCTGCCGGCGACGCCGCGCTCGTCACCACGGCTCGACTCACTTCGGCGCGGCCGAGGTAGGGCGCCAGCCGGTCGTCCAGCCGCGGACGCCGTGCCGGCGGCCCGCCCCACGTCACCAGCGCCAGTCCGAGCGCGAACACCAGCCCGAGCAGCCCGCCGACGCCGCTCACGTCAGCACCCGCCGCTCGGTCGGCAACCGCCCGATCCGGAGCATCAGCCGATAGGCGACCAGCGTCGTCGCGCCTCCGAGCGCCAGCAGCAGCCGCCCGGAGAACGTGTCGAACACCCGCAACGACGTGGACTGCATCGCCAGCAGGAGCAGCACCAGCCAGGGAGCGGCCACCGCGAGCCGCGCCGCGTTGACCGTCCAGCCCTGCCGCGCCTCCAACTCGGCCCGGATCCGCGCGTCCTCCCGCAGGAAACCGGACAGCGCCCGGAGCAGGTGCCCCAGGTCGGTGCCCCCGACCTCACGGGCGACCCGGAGCGCCTCGCAGATCCGGTCGGCCACCGGGTCGGACAGCTCCGACTTCAGGCGGTCGAGGCAGACCAGGAAGTTCCCGGTCGCCCGGTAGTCGGCCGCGAACCGGGCGAACGCCGGCCGCAGCGGCGCCGGGCCGCGCTCGGCGATCGCACCGACGGCCTCCGGCAACGACATCCCGGCCCGGATCGCGGAGGCCAGGTTGTCGACGACGTCGGGCCACGCGTCCCGGAGCTCGCGGGCGCGCGTCGTCCGCAGACGCCGCACCAGCGCACTCGGCGCCAGGAACCCGAACACGGCAAAACACACCCCCACCGAGCTGCTGCCGACGACCGTGTACGTCACGCCCAGCGCCACCAGCGCCGCACCCACCTGCGCGCCGAGCAACTGCGCCGGGCGGACGCCAGGTAGTCCGGCGGCGTTCAGCAGCGCCACCCGGCCGGGCGGACGGTAAGACCAGCGACGATGCCCGCGCGCAGAGCGTCCGCGAAGCAGAAGTAGTAAGCCGCAGCCGAACGCGAACCCCAGGACCGCACCCATGTCAGACCGCCATCAGGGCGGGCAGGTCGACGCCGACGCGGCTGTACCGGTCGCCGTGCGGCGGGAAACCGTCGGCGCGGACCAACTCTCCGCCGGACGTCGCGAAGATCGCTGCGGTTTCGACGCTGCCGTGTCCGCCGACCGCGACCACTTCCCGTACGCGGCGGTGCCCCGCCGCGGTGAGCTCCAGGTGGACGACGAGGTCGACGCAGGTCGCCACAGTCGGGACGACGAACGAGGGGTGCACGTTCGTACCGGCCAGCAGCGGCAGCGTGCACAGCTTCGTCACCGCCTGCCGAGCCGAGTTCGCGTGGACCGAGCACAGTCCGGGCAGGCCGGCGTTGAGCGCGATCAGCAGGTCGAGGGCTTCGGCCTGGCGGACCTCGCCGACGATCAGGCGGTCCGGACGCATCCGCAGCGCCTCGGTGACCAGGCGGCGCAGCGGGATCTCGCCGGTGCCCTCCAGGTTCGGCTGGCGGGTCTGCAGCGGGACCCAGTCGGGGTGGTGGCGCAGCTGGAGTTCGAACACTTCCTCGCAGCTGATCACCCGCTCGGTGGTCGGGATCGCGCCCGCGAGGCAGTTCAGCAGCGTGGTCTTGCCGGACTGGGTGCCGCCGCTGACGATCACGTTCAGACCGGCGACGACCGAGGCTTCGAGGAACCGAGCGGAGTGCGGTGTCAGCGTTCCGAGCGGTACCAGCTCGGACAGGGAGTGCGCGCGGGCGACGAACTTGCGGATGTTCACCGCCCAGTGCTCCCGGGTCACGTCCGGGATGACCACGTGAAGGCGCGAACCGTCCGGGAGCATCGCGTCGACGAACGGCGTGGACAGGTCGACGCGGCGGCCGGTGCGCTCCAGCGCCCGCAGGACCAGTTCCTCGACCTGGCCCGGCGCGAGGATCGTGGTGGTCAGCTCCGACCGTCCGCTGCGGGCCACGAAGACCCGGCCCGGACCGTTGACCCAGATCTCCTCGACCGTCGGATCGTCGAGGAAGCGTTGCAGCGGCCCGAATCCCGCGACCGCGTCGAGCACCACCCGCCGGACGTCGCGCGGGTCCGCCAGCGCCTCGGCGGCTCCGGCAGCCACCCGATCGGCCTGCGCGGCCAGCACCTCATCGATCAGCCCGCCGACGGCGGCCGGGTCCCCCATCGGGTCGACCCCGCGACGGCGCACCAGTTCACGTACTTCCCGGTCGATCTCGTCGGCGCTGGACACCCCACCTCCCGGCTCCCGCTCCTACCTCGACGGTAGCGAGCAGAACACCGGGAGTGACGGGGTTGTGGATAACTCCCGCGGGGCCGGTCGAAAGAATTCAGTCGATCGGGCTGCCGATCTCCGGGTCGTCCGCGCCGGGCGACACCATCGGCGGCATCGTCTCGTCCGGCGGCGTCATCGACTCGCCGGGCGTGGGCAGGTCGGGAAGCGTCGTGGGCGGCGTGCCCTGCGGGTCGCCCGGGATCGCGTCGTCCGGGCGGCTGGGCGTCGCGCTCGGCGTGCGGGTCGTGCTCGGCTTCGGCGTCGGCTTCGCCGACTCCACCACCGGCTTGGGGTCGGCCTCGTTGTTCGACGAGTCGAGGACGCCGGACCAGGCCACACCGGCGCCGACCGCCACCACCGCGACGAGACAGGCGACGATCAGGCTGACGATCAGCGGCCAGCGGCGCTTCTTCTCCTGCCGCGGCGGGATCGTGCCGGGAGGGAACGCCCAGC
This genomic window contains:
- a CDS encoding PadR family transcriptional regulator; the encoded protein is MAEKGLNATAAALLGLLHEGPMTGGQLMATAENRLGPFWTTTRSQVYRELPVLAERGFVRLGRPGPRSSQPYAITASGKRVFAKWLSEDAGRDQLRNPLMLRAAFGSLHKPQQLQELYTERREEHTNRLAELREELKEVKKRDDAFQVATLEFAIQYQRSILKWLDSAPGLS
- a CDS encoding TadE/TadG family type IV pilus assembly protein; protein product: MTPSHSRRARAPAGSRRRPVGESGAAIVEFVFAGVLLLAPLLYVVLALSEAQRHAFAVTQAAREAGRAYATADDPSTASARATYAVRLALADQGLSGDAELHWGPIGASCEGPLVADGLTVDSTVSPVSEAPPLTAGSRYELCVRTTYRLPGVPTLLDAGRNTVEARYVVRLDDLRGER
- a CDS encoding type II secretion system F family protein; its protein translation is MALLNAAGLPGVRPAQLLGAQVGAALVALGVTYTVVGSSSVGVCFAVFGFLAPSALVRRLRTTRARELRDAWPDVVDNLASAIRAGMSLPEAVGAIAERGPAPLRPAFARFAADYRATGNFLVCLDRLKSELSDPVADRICEALRVAREVGGTDLGHLLRALSGFLREDARIRAELEARQGWTVNAARLAVAAPWLVLLLLAMQSTSLRVFDTFSGRLLLALGGATTLVAYRLMLRIGRLPTERRVLT
- a CDS encoding type II secretion system F family protein; this translates as MSGVGGLLGLVFALGLALVTWGGPPARRPRLDDRLAPYLGRAEVSRAVVTSAASPAGRRDPAGPGGRSDPGGSAAGRSAVGRRDAGWSAANRRDAGWAAAGRAVVEVLAERLDRVLGGGASLQRRLVAAGLDDSVPAFRADQVRWAGVGSVVGAALGGAFGGLPGALVLALVGALAGVLGRDRWLAVRIRRRTEALRAELPVIAELLALAVTAGEAPAAALRRVAQVSGGELGRELTRVLDESRSGVGLVTALDGLAARSAWEPLVRFVDGLVVALDRGTPLAEVLRAQAADAREAGKRSLLESGGRREIAMMVPVVFGVLPVTVLFALYPGLVAISLLSR
- a CDS encoding pilus assembly protein TadG-related protein produces the protein MKPAMRRAASARRDAGSTLPLILLCVAIALLLIAGATTASSAFLAQRDLQAWCDSAALAVAGGAADAGAYTTGPVPSDQAPLHYDDAAAELQVYLAGIQNEGVFVELGVQNDQITLVCTRTVVLPFGRLFGIPDGLERVAVSSSRVRWRA
- a CDS encoding CpaF family protein, with protein sequence MSSADEIDREVRELVRRRGVDPMGDPAAVGGLIDEVLAAQADRVAAGAAEALADPRDVRRVVLDAVAGFGPLQRFLDDPTVEEIWVNGPGRVFVARSGRSELTTTILAPGQVEELVLRALERTGRRVDLSTPFVDAMLPDGSRLHVVIPDVTREHWAVNIRKFVARAHSLSELVPLGTLTPHSARFLEASVVAGLNVIVSGGTQSGKTTLLNCLAGAIPTTERVISCEEVFELQLRHHPDWVPLQTRQPNLEGTGEIPLRRLVTEALRMRPDRLIVGEVRQAEALDLLIALNAGLPGLCSVHANSARQAVTKLCTLPLLAGTNVHPSFVVPTVATCVDLVVHLELTAAGHRRVREVVAVGGHGSVETAAIFATSGGELVRADGFPPHGDRYSRVGVDLPALMAV
- the crcB gene encoding fluoride efflux transporter CrcB, whose protein sequence is MTVLLVALGAAVGAPLRYLTDRAVQARHDSEFPWGTFIVNMVGSALLGFLAGLPASTAVTALLGTGFCGALTTYSTFSYETWRLADRGSHFLALANVLASLLAGLGAGAIGLMLALAVR
- a CDS encoding fluoride efflux transporter FluC, with translation MGGEKSLWPVLAAVSAGGVLGALARYGLATAWPHRSDEFAWATLITNVSGCLLIGVLMVLVTEVYPNQRLLRPFLGVGVLGGFTTFSTYVVDVGHAATAGAVGTAFAYFLATVVGALVAVWIGVTATSRVVALRRTARP
- a CDS encoding TadE/TadG family type IV pilus assembly protein, producing the protein MEFALVSVVLLMLLLGVLQVAVYLYVRNVVAASAAEGARFAANADVGSDQGAARAELTLRRGAGRDVASRVTCVGREEIGEGGLRLAGVECVGALPVFFAPIGDALPLHVTARAVEEGAPP